From a region of the Pseudanabaena sp. ABRG5-3 genome:
- a CDS encoding chemotaxis protein CheW, whose amino-acid sequence MDGLTIELYDQQEQAIAGLPYLSLQLSPEIVVAVQLKSVRETLVLASERFTQMPNVHPCLMGLVEHRSSVFWVLDLPQLLGFTPLDGTAIETHIAILQIDGAFLGLGVYRIGRVVRINDTEIVSPLELPKTKTPIETVPFLRGWVSQPEDSNKHLYVLDAQAIASHRLSI is encoded by the coding sequence ATGGACGGCTTGACCATCGAATTATATGACCAACAGGAGCAGGCGATCGCAGGATTGCCTTATCTCAGTTTGCAGTTGAGTCCAGAGATTGTGGTGGCAGTACAATTAAAATCTGTGCGTGAAACCTTAGTATTAGCCTCAGAGCGATTTACCCAGATGCCCAATGTCCATCCTTGTTTGATGGGTTTGGTGGAACATCGTAGTAGCGTTTTTTGGGTACTAGACTTACCTCAGTTACTAGGCTTTACACCCCTTGATGGCACTGCGATCGAGACTCACATCGCGATCTTGCAAATTGATGGGGCATTTTTAGGATTAGGGGTGTATCGCATTGGACGTGTAGTCCGTATTAACGATACAGAAATTGTCTCACCTCTAGAATTACCGAAGACAAAGACACCGATTGAAACCGTGCCATTTTTGCGTGGTTGGGTGTCGCAACCCGAAGACAGTAACAAGCATTTGTATGTATTGGACGCACAAGCGATCGCTAGCCACAGGCTCAGCATCTAG
- a CDS encoding response regulator transcription factor, whose amino-acid sequence MVTVLVVEDTTSERELICEYLRQGGYTVVSAADGTEGLEKFEKTKPNVVITDLVMPGMSGLELCRAIKKLATTKVPVIACTSKNQELDRLWGMKQGVDVYLTKPFTKEDIIQAVRSLGVGG is encoded by the coding sequence TTGGTTACAGTATTAGTTGTAGAAGATACGACATCTGAGCGTGAGTTGATCTGTGAGTACTTGCGACAGGGGGGATATACTGTAGTAAGTGCTGCTGATGGGACAGAAGGTTTAGAAAAATTTGAGAAGACTAAACCGAATGTGGTAATTACCGATTTAGTGATGCCAGGCATGAGTGGTTTGGAGCTATGTCGAGCGATCAAAAAACTAGCTACCACCAAAGTGCCTGTAATTGCCTGTACTTCTAAAAATCAAGAACTTGATCGTCTTTGGGGAATGAAGCAAGGTGTGGATGTCTACCTCACGAAACCATTTACTAAGGAGGATATTATCCAAGCAGTGCGATCGCTGGGTGTAGGAGGATGA
- a CDS encoding response regulator transcription factor yields the protein MTTVLVVEDTASEQDLIVTYLIESGYSVISANNGQEALKKIEGKKPDVVITDLVMPGMSGLELCRSLKKNSETKDVPIVACTSKNQELDKLWGMKQGIDVYLTKPFSREDILRAIRSVA from the coding sequence ATGACGACGGTTCTTGTAGTTGAAGATACTGCTTCTGAGCAGGACTTGATTGTTACCTATTTAATTGAAAGTGGGTACAGTGTAATTAGTGCTAATAATGGGCAAGAGGCTCTCAAAAAAATTGAGGGAAAAAAGCCTGATGTCGTAATTACAGATTTGGTCATGCCAGGGATGAGTGGTTTAGAGCTATGCCGCAGTTTGAAAAAAAACAGCGAGACTAAGGATGTACCAATTGTTGCTTGCACTTCTAAAAATCAAGAACTTGATAAATTATGGGGAATGAAACAAGGAATTGATGTGTATTTGACTAAGCCTTTCTCTCGTGAGGATATTCTTCGAGCTATTCGTTCTGTTGCTTAA
- a CDS encoding response regulator, producing the protein MTKDQTQSAKELLKSLELSKDGCVYVVRDRIRWSFYINGGKLVYASHSLESFERLERHLRALNREVPALDDKLRSQLRLMFDDPTPDNAKYKVTSEILCTEYNAILWLVSERYLLSSMASKLVARIIQEVIEAFLCLPDGQFNKIHYEHLLQDTYCSLAVDRILGVVEQRLQAWYSLGPTICSPYQCPYLVSQTSAKKRMSTETVQRLGRILRGFNFCQLGALLGKDPLVIAKQLSPLIGDGSILLREPLPPFDMLPRTYYLAPDEERENIDRLSETFADEAGTGDDIASISQVFASQSTKTWKIVCIDDSESMLSIISSYLGREDFQVTLIQDSMKALMKITSIRPDLILLDIGMPNVDGYQLCSLIRKSSVLKDIPIVMVTGNKGIIDRARARIAGATDYLTKPFAQADLLKMMMRHLM; encoded by the coding sequence ATGACTAAAGATCAAACACAATCTGCTAAAGAACTTTTAAAAAGTCTGGAATTAAGTAAAGACGGATGCGTATATGTTGTGCGCGATCGCATCCGATGGTCATTCTATATAAATGGTGGCAAACTCGTATATGCCTCCCATTCTCTAGAAAGTTTTGAAAGGCTAGAAAGACATTTACGCGCCCTCAACCGAGAAGTCCCAGCATTAGATGACAAGCTACGCTCTCAACTGCGGCTGATGTTTGATGATCCAACCCCCGACAATGCTAAGTACAAAGTTACTAGTGAAATTCTCTGTACTGAATACAACGCTATCCTATGGCTGGTTAGTGAGCGCTATTTACTTAGCTCAATGGCTAGTAAGCTAGTAGCTCGAATTATCCAAGAGGTAATTGAAGCTTTTCTCTGTTTGCCCGATGGTCAATTTAACAAGATCCATTACGAGCACCTATTGCAGGACACCTATTGCAGTTTGGCAGTTGATCGCATTTTAGGAGTTGTTGAACAAAGACTACAAGCATGGTACAGCCTTGGCCCAACGATTTGTTCCCCCTATCAATGCCCATACCTCGTTAGCCAAACATCAGCTAAAAAACGAATGTCCACCGAAACTGTCCAAAGACTTGGGCGGATTCTCCGTGGGTTTAACTTTTGTCAGCTTGGAGCCTTGCTAGGTAAAGATCCCCTTGTGATCGCCAAGCAACTCAGCCCCCTCATAGGCGATGGCTCAATTTTATTGAGAGAGCCTTTGCCTCCTTTTGATATGTTGCCGCGCACCTACTATCTAGCCCCAGATGAGGAACGCGAAAACATTGACAGACTTTCAGAGACCTTTGCCGACGAAGCTGGTACAGGCGATGATATTGCTAGTATTTCACAGGTTTTTGCCAGTCAATCAACCAAAACATGGAAAATCGTCTGTATAGATGATAGTGAATCGATGTTGAGTATTATTAGCAGTTACTTAGGACGTGAAGATTTTCAAGTAACACTCATTCAAGACTCTATGAAAGCTTTAATGAAAATCACTTCGATCCGCCCTGATTTAATCTTGCTAGATATCGGGATGCCCAATGTTGATGGCTATCAACTTTGTTCTTTAATTCGCAAGTCTTCAGTTTTAAAAGATATTCCAATTGTGATGGTGACTGGCAATAAAGGGATAATTGATCGCGCTCGCGCTCGCATAGCAGGAGCGACGGACTATCTCACTAAACCATTTGCTCAAGCTGATTTGCTGAAAATGATGATGCGACATCTGATGTAA
- a CDS encoding YdcF family protein — protein MSLFLSKLLPIFFYPLGLSSLLIAIALVNLLWKSRLSRNASPAKTSFTLFKKNRISSILLAIVLIILLFSSNEIFSKFLVRSLEWRYLPNGELPQAEAIVVLGGGTRPRISPRPWYEVNEAGDRILYGSWLYKQGKAPLLVVTGGRADWYSEGGNPESEDMAAIAEAMGVPASAIIQESQSFNTRDNAVNTKHILDQRGINKVLLVTSALHMPRSMEIFRKVGLEVIPAPTDFLAVNNENSKGFAIVLDLLPSAEALKNTTNAIKEYIGLFIYQLAGWA, from the coding sequence GTGTCGCTCTTTTTATCCAAGCTTTTACCCATTTTCTTTTATCCCCTTGGGCTATCTAGCCTCCTAATTGCGATCGCTTTAGTTAATTTGTTATGGAAATCTCGGCTATCCCGCAATGCTAGTCCAGCGAAAACATCATTTACACTCTTCAAAAAAAATCGAATTTCCTCAATTCTTTTAGCAATTGTACTGATAATTTTGTTGTTCAGTAGTAATGAAATTTTTTCTAAGTTTTTGGTGCGATCGCTAGAATGGCGATATCTTCCCAATGGTGAATTGCCTCAAGCTGAAGCGATTGTGGTTTTAGGGGGTGGCACGCGCCCACGCATCTCGCCGCGCCCTTGGTATGAGGTCAATGAAGCAGGTGATCGCATTTTATATGGATCGTGGCTATATAAACAGGGCAAAGCCCCGCTATTAGTAGTCACTGGCGGTAGGGCTGATTGGTACAGCGAAGGGGGCAATCCTGAGTCGGAGGATATGGCGGCGATCGCTGAGGCAATGGGTGTACCCGCCAGTGCCATTATCCAAGAATCACAATCCTTCAACACCCGTGATAATGCGGTGAATACTAAGCACATCCTCGATCAAAGAGGCATTAATAAGGTCTTGCTCGTCACCTCGGCTCTACATATGCCGCGATCGATGGAAATTTTCCGTAAGGTTGGCTTAGAGGTCATTCCTGCCCCAACGGACTTTTTAGCGGTAAATAATGAAAACAGTAAGGGTTTTGCAATAGTTTTAGATTTATTACCCAGTGCAGAGGCTCTCAAAAATACAACTAATGCGATCAAAGAATATATTGGGCTATTTATTTATCAATTAGCAGGTTGGGCATAA
- a CDS encoding polysaccharide deacetylase family protein: MNVIWVVLALAALGTGMGAAIASRFVTYRTSSTSSVETPDLNPNNSVTQSRNSPSFCQYNALDSVTASLYQVRAINAIANDPLPTLSNLSNAINADLVASFNPAPFPQISDRARAAKVPIIMYHDITATKDVEWDVTPEDLEKHFQALQDGGYTPITMDRLVNHLRTGSQLPEKPVLLTFDDNYVGQYKYAFPLLQKYNYPAVWSVHTRFVGTAGQKPKATWDQLREMQKSGLITIASHTVNHLNMKNLSNAELEREVLESKKTLEKELGITIDYFTYPEGDFTERAKDKVKDAGYKAALSMSLDPRQERSANESDDLLTIMRFGQSRFSEAIEQASSGTSASQVSLLPTVSSGTINFTTPVEKKKVTVDGLPLTLVYGGRAVTAHADKRAQVAEILAMTPNAIAAVDGGFFSLERIDGNTMIGPVMSQFSSNAGVFNAGNKGENPLLNGRPLVLISPTAIKFIPFNAAKHNSLEAVKAELPDVTDAFVAAGWLVRDGKPQSAESFGKLYGFDASRDRAFWGIDKSGRPVIGVTMEMIDSVGLGKILAKAGLQDVVMLDSGASAALAYRGKSVMAYEPRPVPHIVALLPPDPAPVETTEKPNCPVSLNR, translated from the coding sequence ATGAACGTAATTTGGGTCGTGCTAGCATTGGCTGCCCTCGGTACTGGCATGGGTGCAGCGATCGCTTCACGGTTTGTCACCTATCGTACTTCCTCCACCAGTAGTGTAGAGACTCCTGACCTAAATCCCAATAATTCCGTTACCCAATCTAGAAATTCCCCATCATTCTGCCAATACAATGCACTGGACTCGGTAACAGCTTCGCTATATCAGGTTAGAGCCATCAATGCGATCGCCAATGATCCCTTACCCACCCTCTCAAATTTAAGTAATGCGATTAATGCGGATCTCGTCGCCAGTTTTAATCCTGCTCCATTTCCGCAAATTAGCGATCGCGCCCGTGCCGCAAAAGTCCCAATCATCATGTATCACGACATTACTGCCACCAAAGATGTGGAGTGGGATGTCACCCCAGAGGATCTCGAAAAGCATTTTCAAGCCTTACAAGATGGTGGCTATACACCAATTACGATGGATCGTTTAGTTAACCATCTGCGGACTGGCTCCCAATTGCCAGAGAAGCCCGTATTGCTGACCTTTGATGATAACTATGTTGGTCAGTACAAATATGCTTTTCCCCTACTCCAAAAGTATAACTATCCTGCGGTATGGTCAGTGCATACCCGTTTTGTGGGTACTGCGGGTCAGAAGCCCAAGGCAACATGGGATCAACTGCGAGAAATGCAGAAAAGCGGCTTGATCACCATTGCTTCCCATACGGTGAATCACCTCAATATGAAGAACCTCAGCAATGCAGAACTAGAACGTGAGGTACTAGAGTCCAAGAAAACTCTGGAAAAGGAACTGGGTATAACCATTGATTATTTCACTTATCCTGAAGGTGATTTCACGGAACGCGCTAAGGATAAGGTGAAGGATGCGGGTTACAAGGCAGCGCTGTCAATGAGTCTCGATCCTCGACAAGAGCGCTCGGCTAATGAATCCGATGATTTACTTACGATTATGCGCTTTGGACAGTCTCGCTTTAGTGAGGCGATCGAACAAGCTTCCAGTGGAACTTCCGCAAGTCAAGTTTCACTTTTGCCCACGGTCAGCAGTGGAACTATCAATTTCACTACACCTGTAGAGAAAAAGAAAGTTACGGTTGATGGTTTACCCCTGACTTTGGTATATGGCGGTCGTGCTGTTACAGCCCATGCCGATAAACGCGCTCAGGTTGCCGAGATTTTAGCGATGACTCCCAATGCGATCGCTGCCGTTGATGGCGGCTTTTTCTCCTTGGAGCGCATTGATGGCAATACGATGATTGGGCCAGTGATGAGTCAATTCTCTAGCAATGCAGGAGTATTTAATGCTGGTAATAAAGGTGAAAATCCACTCCTCAACGGTCGTCCCTTAGTATTAATTAGCCCCACCGCAATTAAATTTATTCCCTTTAATGCTGCTAAGCATAATTCTCTCGAAGCCGTCAAAGCGGAATTACCCGATGTCACCGATGCCTTTGTTGCCGCAGGTTGGCTCGTCCGCGATGGTAAACCCCAATCCGCCGAGTCCTTTGGTAAGCTCTATGGTTTTGATGCAAGTCGCGATCGTGCATTTTGGGGAATTGATAAATCTGGTAGACCTGTCATTGGTGTAACCATGGAAATGATCGATTCCGTTGGTTTAGGCAAGATCTTAGCAAAGGCAGGTTTACAGGATGTCGTGATGCTAGATTCAGGGGCAAGTGCTGCCCTTGCCTATCGAGGTAAATCCGTAATGGCGTATGAGCCTCGCCCTGTTCCCCATATTGTCGCGCTCTTACCCCCTGATCCCGCCCCCGTAGAAACTACTGAGAAGCCTAATTGTCCCGTCAGTCTAAATCGCTAG
- a CDS encoding restriction endonuclease, producing the protein MTTAKQYEDIITSLQWDGLKSLWNKIEERNTPTWDAGKAFEYLVLRAFQLDGAEVRYPYGVKLFGQSQEIEQIDGVIHCHGLSCLIESKDFQDKVNVDFAPIAKLRNQLLRRPASTIGAVFSRTGFTESARSLSCFCLPQTILLWSGEEIKYALEKEVICELLVLKYRFCVEHALTDYNVTERDIL; encoded by the coding sequence TTGACTACGGCAAAACAATATGAAGACATAATTACATCTTTGCAGTGGGATGGTTTGAAATCACTATGGAATAAAATTGAGGAGCGTAATACTCCGACATGGGATGCGGGCAAAGCTTTTGAATATTTAGTGTTAAGAGCATTTCAACTGGACGGTGCAGAAGTTAGATATCCCTATGGGGTAAAACTTTTTGGTCAGAGTCAAGAGATTGAGCAAATTGATGGTGTTATTCATTGCCATGGACTATCTTGCTTAATTGAGAGCAAGGATTTTCAAGACAAAGTAAACGTTGATTTTGCACCTATTGCTAAACTTCGTAATCAACTTTTACGTCGTCCTGCAAGTACAATTGGGGCAGTATTTAGTAGAACAGGTTTTACGGAATCAGCACGTAGTCTTTCGTGTTTTTGTCTACCTCAGACAATTCTTTTATGGAGTGGAGAAGAAATAAAATATGCACTAGAAAAAGAAGTTATATGTGAGCTATTAGTTCTTAAATATCGCTTTTGTGTAGAACATGCTCTAACTGATTACAACGTTACAGAGAGGGACATTTTATGA
- a CDS encoding heme o synthase, giving the protein MNRNWREVIQDYTELTKPRIIVLLLITTAGAMWIASEGQVDGFLMFITVLGGAIAAASANAINCLYDRDIDAKMERTSWRPIPSGRIQPLNALIFAIALAAISFTLLAVYANLLAACLAMSGIATYVGVYTIWLKRSSTQNIVIGGAAGAIPPLVGWAAVTGELSWAAWVLFAIIFVWTPPHFWALALMIRDEYAKVGVPMLPVVKGDAVTANQILLYTLLIIPVSLLLVFPCNVMGVVYAVSAVGLGIAFIYKAMQLLKEPSDRNVARSVFKYSILYLALLCVAMGIDSLPLAHISSQQAIALLQIPSSI; this is encoded by the coding sequence ATGAATCGGAACTGGCGCGAGGTGATCCAAGATTACACAGAATTAACCAAACCACGGATTATCGTACTGTTGCTCATTACCACCGCAGGGGCGATGTGGATTGCATCGGAGGGGCAAGTTGACGGATTTTTGATGTTTATTACGGTTTTGGGAGGAGCGATCGCGGCAGCTTCGGCAAATGCGATTAACTGTTTATACGATCGCGACATTGATGCCAAAATGGAGCGCACCAGTTGGCGACCCATTCCATCGGGTAGAATTCAGCCACTGAATGCGCTGATTTTTGCGATCGCCCTTGCCGCAATTTCCTTTACGTTGCTAGCGGTCTATGCCAATCTCTTAGCCGCCTGTCTCGCCATGTCGGGGATCGCTACCTACGTCGGTGTTTATACGATTTGGCTCAAGCGTTCTAGTACTCAAAATATCGTCATTGGTGGGGCAGCAGGTGCAATCCCCCCCCTAGTTGGTTGGGCGGCTGTAACAGGTGAACTGAGTTGGGCAGCATGGGTCTTATTTGCAATTATCTTTGTCTGGACTCCACCTCACTTTTGGGCTTTGGCACTGATGATTCGTGATGAGTATGCCAAGGTCGGTGTACCGATGTTGCCCGTGGTCAAGGGTGATGCGGTAACAGCTAACCAGATTTTGCTCTATACATTGCTAATTATCCCTGTGTCTCTCTTGTTAGTTTTTCCTTGCAATGTAATGGGAGTAGTATATGCAGTGTCCGCAGTTGGACTAGGGATAGCCTTTATTTATAAGGCGATGCAGTTACTCAAGGAACCTAGCGATCGCAATGTGGCGCGATCAGTCTTCAAATATTCAATTCTCTATTTAGCCCTACTCTGCGTCGCGATGGGAATTGATAGCTTGCCCCTCGCCCATATTTCCAGTCAACAGGCGATCGCCCTGTTACAAATACCAAGTAGCATCTAA
- a CDS encoding COX15/CtaA family protein: MTDSLTSSKPAQASETFANSNPQAKSQFIEPVVLIRRIALGIAIATWMVMAIGSATRVMNAGLACPDWPLCYGSVLPAEQMNLQVFLEWFHRLVASTVGFATIVLFGASWYFRQSLPKWLPWATSGSLSLVVFQGILGGLTVTQLLRFDIVTAHLGTGLLFFSSLLAIATSLTSQTISDQTRTSPKIAWLGLTAAVLIYLQSILGALVASQWALHQCFATQDMCIVLNAHLIGVIPATLASVALVVTVLLTKAIAPVLRFVGSLAGLLVIAQVAIGYATYKLHLQVEPLTIAHQATGSALLGTLVCFAVLAFRLTKKATSPSQTEQNQAQPAIR; encoded by the coding sequence ATGACTGACTCTTTAACTTCTTCCAAACCAGCACAAGCATCTGAAACCTTTGCTAATAGCAATCCTCAAGCTAAAAGCCAATTTATAGAGCCAGTTGTCCTCATCCGTCGCATTGCGCTTGGAATTGCGATCGCTACTTGGATGGTAATGGCGATCGGTAGTGCTACTCGTGTGATGAATGCGGGTTTGGCTTGTCCAGACTGGCCCCTATGTTATGGATCGGTGTTGCCTGCGGAGCAGATGAATCTCCAAGTATTTTTAGAATGGTTCCATCGTCTCGTTGCCTCCACTGTGGGATTCGCCACGATTGTTCTATTTGGGGCAAGCTGGTATTTTCGACAGTCTTTACCAAAATGGCTACCTTGGGCAACTTCGGGATCATTGTCTCTGGTAGTTTTTCAAGGAATTTTGGGCGGACTGACGGTAACGCAATTACTCAGATTTGATATTGTCACAGCTCACTTGGGAACGGGGTTGTTATTTTTCTCTAGCTTATTGGCGATCGCCACCTCGCTGACTAGCCAAACGATTTCTGACCAAACTCGTACTTCACCCAAAATCGCTTGGTTAGGTCTAACAGCAGCAGTTTTAATTTATTTACAAAGTATTCTCGGTGCTTTAGTTGCCTCTCAATGGGCACTCCACCAATGTTTTGCGACACAGGATATGTGCATTGTTTTGAATGCACATTTAATCGGCGTAATTCCTGCAACCCTTGCTAGTGTTGCGTTGGTGGTGACTGTATTGCTAACTAAAGCGATCGCTCCCGTACTACGATTTGTCGGTTCATTGGCTGGCTTACTAGTGATTGCCCAAGTAGCGATCGGCTATGCCACCTATAAACTACATTTGCAAGTCGAACCACTCACAATTGCTCACCAAGCTACAGGTTCAGCATTGCTAGGAACCCTTGTTTGTTTTGCTGTGTTAGCCTTTAGACTCACCAAAAAAGCTACTAGCCCATCTCAAACAGAACAGAATCAAGCGCAACCTGCGATTCGCTAA
- a CDS encoding Spy/CpxP family protein refolding chaperone, protein MNSKNQENEKYMFNMFKSKIFQYCAIAATAAITSGVIVSSTASLQSQSVKPQNQAKVETQSQLASPDKSPDKLADLTDPADKFAANSPDMPSGKVLKQLNLTPEQLQKLKAVRDRDQPQMRELGQKLRQANKELQDLLASTEGSDVIRAKHKQVMELQQELQNKHFERMLAMRDILTPQQRSQLKDIMQKNRDRMREGMKDRMQNRLENRRERLDNLRDRSTL, encoded by the coding sequence ATGAACAGTAAAAATCAAGAAAACGAGAAATATATGTTTAATATGTTTAAGTCAAAGATCTTTCAATATTGCGCGATCGCTGCCACAGCCGCAATCACCAGTGGTGTGATTGTCTCTAGTACTGCGAGTTTGCAATCTCAGTCTGTGAAACCCCAAAATCAAGCAAAGGTTGAGACGCAATCCCAATTAGCAAGTCCCGATAAATCACCTGACAAATTAGCCGATTTGACAGATCCCGCAGATAAATTTGCTGCCAATAGTCCCGATATGCCATCAGGAAAAGTCCTCAAACAGCTAAACCTGACTCCTGAGCAATTACAAAAACTTAAGGCTGTGCGCGATCGCGATCAACCGCAAATGCGTGAACTGGGGCAAAAATTACGTCAAGCAAATAAGGAATTACAAGATTTATTAGCTAGTACTGAAGGTAGCGATGTCATTCGAGCCAAGCATAAGCAAGTAATGGAGCTGCAACAGGAATTACAAAATAAACATTTTGAGCGAATGCTAGCTATGCGTGACATTCTCACACCCCAACAGCGATCGCAACTTAAGGACATCATGCAAAAAAATCGTGATCGCATGAGAGAGGGCATGAAAGACCGTATGCAAAATCGCTTGGAAAACCGTAGAGAGCGGCTAGATAATCTGCGCGATCGCTCAACACTATAA
- a CDS encoding sigma-70 family RNA polymerase sigma factor codes for MFKTITTNIETPNPTDPDLHLVQASLQGDPHSFKKLYQRHHHKVRSTLFQLCGSDGLDDLVQDVFLRAWKGLGKFRQSSQFSTWLYRIAFNVASDRRKALAKMRSRNVSVEDEQLENLSDDAIARDGYQQAGLNQMHYQDLMQRGLAKLSEDHRAVLVLHDLEELPQKDIAEILSIPVGTVKSRLFHARSAIRKFLEAQGVEL; via the coding sequence ATGTTCAAAACCATAACTACAAATATCGAAACTCCTAATCCCACTGATCCCGATCTTCATCTGGTGCAAGCAAGCTTGCAGGGCGATCCCCATAGCTTTAAAAAGCTGTATCAACGTCACCATCACAAGGTGCGATCAACACTATTTCAGCTATGTGGCTCCGATGGTTTAGATGATTTGGTGCAGGATGTCTTTCTTAGAGCTTGGAAAGGGTTAGGTAAATTTCGGCAATCTTCCCAATTCTCGACATGGCTCTATCGGATCGCCTTTAATGTGGCAAGCGATCGCCGCAAAGCTCTAGCAAAAATGCGATCACGTAATGTATCTGTCGAAGATGAGCAACTCGAAAACCTTTCAGATGATGCGATCGCCCGTGATGGCTATCAGCAAGCGGGGCTAAATCAAATGCATTATCAAGACTTGATGCAACGGGGGCTAGCCAAGCTCAGTGAAGATCATCGAGCGGTATTGGTACTGCATGATCTCGAAGAGTTACCCCAAAAAGATATCGCGGAAATTTTGTCCATCCCTGTCGGTACAGTGAAATCGCGATTGTTTCATGCCCGTAGTGCCATCAGAAAGTTTTTAGAAGCGCAAGGAGTCGAACTATGA